The following coding sequences are from one Limnobacter sp. SAORIC-580 window:
- a CDS encoding bifunctional protein-serine/threonine kinase/phosphatase, with amino-acid sequence MSSTLQVRFGGHSIAGQKPVNQDAFAAWCGQAESNLLKGAAAAIADGVSSCADSHVASQTAVTSFLDDYASTPYTWSVQKSARQIISGLNAWIYQQNTNRASHNDSLLTTFSAVVLKSNTLHCFHVGDSRVYHVRGDTIERLTQDHVRTERGQEYLSRALGADRHLELDYSTHELQVGDLVLLSTDGVHGVLKRSEMLDLITEHGTTDLELLAKSMVQAALHAGSDDNLTVLLMAIDALPHETLDEVHRKLTQLPIPPVLQVGNKIDGYEVFEIIFSGTRSHMYRVRDMETGEQFTLKTPSLNFSEDAMYLSGFVREEWVGQSVQHVNVMRTHVPKRPKQFLYYLGEYIEGINLREWMYDNPKPSVDAVRRIVKQVVAGLRAFQRADMVHQDIKPENIMIDATGCVKILDFGTVLIAGADELISPLDKSVPQGSVNYVAPEYLMGEVGTFKSDLFSLAVVVYEMLTGSLPFAEKAVKQLELKSYGEMRYIPANQARRDLPLWVEACLRKALQPNPRYRYDALSEFLQDLTVPNTKLEASVAKQPLIEKNPVLLWQVLAAILLVLNLMQLLIN; translated from the coding sequence ATGAGCAGTACATTGCAAGTTCGGTTTGGTGGTCATTCCATCGCAGGCCAAAAGCCTGTGAATCAGGATGCCTTTGCCGCGTGGTGTGGGCAAGCTGAATCGAACTTGCTCAAAGGTGCTGCGGCGGCCATTGCCGATGGCGTGAGCAGTTGCGCCGATTCCCATGTGGCCAGCCAAACGGCGGTAACCAGTTTTCTTGACGACTATGCTTCCACGCCCTACACCTGGAGCGTTCAAAAGTCAGCCCGGCAAATTATTTCCGGCTTGAATGCCTGGATTTATCAGCAAAATACCAACCGGGCCAGCCACAACGACAGCCTGTTGACCACCTTCAGTGCGGTGGTGTTGAAATCCAATACCCTGCACTGTTTTCATGTGGGTGATTCGCGGGTATACCACGTGCGTGGCGATACAATTGAGCGCCTCACCCAGGACCATGTACGTACTGAACGGGGGCAGGAGTATTTGTCGCGCGCACTGGGCGCAGACCGGCATCTGGAACTGGACTACAGCACCCATGAATTGCAGGTGGGTGATTTGGTATTGCTGAGCACCGATGGAGTTCACGGCGTGCTGAAGCGCTCAGAAATGCTTGATTTGATTACAGAGCATGGCACTACCGATTTGGAACTACTTGCCAAAAGCATGGTTCAGGCAGCGTTGCATGCTGGCAGCGACGACAACCTGACTGTGTTGTTGATGGCCATCGACGCCCTGCCCCATGAAACGCTGGATGAGGTGCACCGCAAGTTGACACAATTGCCCATACCGCCAGTGCTTCAGGTGGGCAATAAAATAGATGGCTATGAAGTATTTGAAATTATTTTCAGCGGAACCCGCAGCCACATGTACCGCGTGCGCGACATGGAAACCGGCGAACAATTCACGCTGAAAACACCCTCACTGAATTTCTCCGAGGACGCGATGTACCTGAGCGGTTTTGTTCGGGAAGAATGGGTGGGACAAAGCGTGCAGCATGTAAATGTAATGCGAACCCATGTGCCCAAACGCCCGAAGCAGTTTTTGTACTATCTGGGCGAATACATTGAAGGCATTAACCTGCGGGAATGGATGTATGACAACCCCAAACCCAGTGTGGACGCTGTGCGTCGCATTGTAAAACAAGTGGTGGCGGGGCTGCGAGCATTTCAGCGCGCCGACATGGTGCACCAGGACATCAAGCCCGAGAACATCATGATTGACGCAACCGGCTGCGTGAAAATTCTCGACTTCGGTACGGTATTGATTGCCGGTGCCGATGAACTGATTTCACCACTGGACAAATCGGTACCGCAAGGCAGCGTGAATTATGTGGCCCCAGAGTACTTGATGGGTGAAGTAGGTACTTTCAAATCAGATTTGTTTTCACTGGCCGTGGTGGTGTATGAAATGCTGACGGGTAGCTTGCCGTTTGCAGAAAAAGCGGTGAAACAGCTTGAACTGAAAAGCTATGGCGAGATGCGCTACATTCCAGCCAACCAAGCACGCCGTGATTTACCGCTGTGGGTAGAGGCCTGCCTGCGCAAAGCGCTTCAACCCAACCCACGGTATCGCTACGATGCACTCAGTGAATTTTTGCAAGACCTGACCGTGCCCAACACCAAGCTGGAAGCCAGCGTGGCCAAGCAACCCCTGATTGAAAAAAACCCGGTGTTGCTGTGGCAAGTGCTGGCGGCAATTTTGCTGGTGCTGAATTTGATGCAGCTGCTGATCAACTAA